A genomic segment from Malaclemys terrapin pileata isolate rMalTer1 chromosome 1, rMalTer1.hap1, whole genome shotgun sequence encodes:
- the LOC128832765 gene encoding olfactory receptor 52P1-like translates to MAAFNLTPSEPSPFILMGIPGQEVAHMWISIPFSTFYIISLFGNFMLLFIVGKEQTLHKPMYLLLCMLALTDIGMSTSVMPKALCILWFNLKGITLGGCLTQMFFIHAVSVMQSAVLVTMAFDRYIAICNPLRYTTILTNARIAKLGLVGLTRAVLFILPMPLLVSRLPFCANRIIPHTYCEHMAVAKLSCGDFTVNRMYGLVVAFVVIGLDLTLIALSYSLIIRAVLRISSKTAHQKALNTCTSHICVMLMSYTACLFTYLTQRFGQGIAPHVHVTFANFYLLVPPMLNPIIYGVKTKELRDKVDKYTCRR, encoded by the coding sequence ATGGCAGCTTTCAACCTCACCCCCTCTGAACCTTCACCATTTATCCTAATGGGCATCCCAGGCCAGGAAGTAGCCCATATGtggatttccatccctttctctacATTCTACATTATCAGCTTGTTTGGAAATTTCATGCTTCTGTTTATTGTAGGCAAAGAGCAGACCCTGCACAAGCCAATGTacctgctgctctgcatgctggcgcTCACAGACATTGGCATGTCTACCTCCGTTATGCCAAAGGCACTGTGTATATTATGGTTCAATTTGAAAGGCATTACTCTGGGTGgttgcctcacccagatgttcttcatTCACGCAGTTTCTGTTATGCAGTCAGCCGTCCTTGTGACAATGGCCTTTGATCGTTACATTGCCATATGTAACCCTCTGAGATACACCACCATCCTCACCAACGCACGAATAGCTAAACTAGGGCTTGTGGGTTTGACAAGAGCTGTTCTCTTTATTCTGCCAATGCCCCTACTCGTGAGCAGGCTCCCATTCTGTGCCAACCGCATTATCCCCCACACGTACTGCGAGCACATGGCTGTGGCGAAGCTGTCATGTGGGGACTTCACAGTCAACAGGATGTATGGCTTGGTGGTAGCATTTGTGGTCATTGGGTTGGACCTGACGCTCATTGCCCTGTCCTACAGTCTGATCATCAGGGCTGTCCTCAGAATTTCCTCCAAGACAGCCCACCAGAAAGCCCTTAACACCTGCACATCCCACATCTGTGTGATGCTGATGTCTTATACTGCCTGCCTCTTCACCTACCTGACACAGAGGTTTGGTCAGGGAATTGCTCCCCATGTGCATGTCACCTTCGCTAACTTCTATCTACTTGTCCCCCCCATGCTCAACCCTATCATTTATGGAgtcaaaaccaaagagcttcGTGATAAAGTGGACAAATACACTTGCAGAAGGTAA